Proteins encoded by one window of Castor canadensis chromosome 2, mCasCan1.hap1v2, whole genome shotgun sequence:
- the Ssmem1 gene encoding serine-rich single-pass membrane protein 1 isoform X1 — MGDLFSLFWGVEPTPIPLSFSIPSQDYECQKDDSCGAVGSFLLWYFVIILVLMFFSRASVWMSENKRDEDSGTSASVNKASKETSNKRQSKDSPWDSSQMMKKPKQSQLSPVTSSEVALVNAYLEQRRAKHHSQFYQVNQIQHDSDTTECDSEESNSGASSWKESESEHHPSPASIQKRKTAQRQRNLGNYQIRERLCLHCKAMRTNEWLVRHFLQSPSGTASVKGDTQDENSIPDINTKFSKF, encoded by the exons ATGGgagaccttttttctttattttggggggtaGAGCCTACCCCCATACCATTAAGTTTTAGCATTCCAAGTCAGGATTATGAATGCCAGAAGGATGACTCCTGTGGGGCAGTAGGGAGCTTCCTGCTTTGGTATTTTGTCATTATATTGGTCCTGATGTTCTTCTCTCGGGCTTCTGTCTGG ATGTCTGAGAATAAAAGGGATGAAGACAGTGGGACGAGTGCTTCAGTAAATAAAG CAAGCAAAGAAACTTCCAATAAGCGGCAAAGTAAAGATAGCCCCTGGGACTCTTCACAAATGATGAAGAAACCTAAGCAGAGTCAACTTTCCCCTGTAACCAGTTCAGAAGTGGCCTTGGTCAATGCCTATCTTGAACAAAGACGAGCCAAGCACCATTCTCAGTTCTACCAGGTGAATCAGATCCAACATGACAGTGATACTACTGAATGTGACAGTGAAGAATCTAACTCAGGAGCCTCCTCCTGGAAGGAGAGTGAAAGTGAACATCATCCATCACCAGCCAGTattcagaagagaaaaacagcTCAGAGGCAAAGGAATCTGGGAAATTACCAAATAAGGGAAAGGCTCTGCCTCCACTGTAAAGCCATGAGAACCAATGAATGGTTGGTACGACATTTCCTACAAAGCCCTTCAGGAACAGCCTCTGTGAAGGGAGATACTCAAGATGAAAATTCTATACCTGACATTAACACAAAATTtagtaaattttga
- the Ssmem1 gene encoding serine-rich single-pass membrane protein 1 isoform X2 produces the protein MAFFSVLMSENKRDEDSGTSASVNKASKETSNKRQSKDSPWDSSQMMKKPKQSQLSPVTSSEVALVNAYLEQRRAKHHSQFYQVNQIQHDSDTTECDSEESNSGASSWKESESEHHPSPASIQKRKTAQRQRNLGNYQIRERLCLHCKAMRTNEWLVRHFLQSPSGTASVKGDTQDENSIPDINTKFSKF, from the exons ATggcttttttttctgtactg ATGTCTGAGAATAAAAGGGATGAAGACAGTGGGACGAGTGCTTCAGTAAATAAAG CAAGCAAAGAAACTTCCAATAAGCGGCAAAGTAAAGATAGCCCCTGGGACTCTTCACAAATGATGAAGAAACCTAAGCAGAGTCAACTTTCCCCTGTAACCAGTTCAGAAGTGGCCTTGGTCAATGCCTATCTTGAACAAAGACGAGCCAAGCACCATTCTCAGTTCTACCAGGTGAATCAGATCCAACATGACAGTGATACTACTGAATGTGACAGTGAAGAATCTAACTCAGGAGCCTCCTCCTGGAAGGAGAGTGAAAGTGAACATCATCCATCACCAGCCAGTattcagaagagaaaaacagcTCAGAGGCAAAGGAATCTGGGAAATTACCAAATAAGGGAAAGGCTCTGCCTCCACTGTAAAGCCATGAGAACCAATGAATGGTTGGTACGACATTTCCTACAAAGCCCTTCAGGAACAGCCTCTGTGAAGGGAGATACTCAAGATGAAAATTCTATACCTGACATTAACACAAAATTtagtaaattttga